The following are encoded in a window of Vigna unguiculata cultivar IT97K-499-35 chromosome 8, ASM411807v1, whole genome shotgun sequence genomic DNA:
- the LOC114194187 gene encoding uncharacterized protein LOC114194187, producing MESPQSVVSPFKNSVLGEAEMYKSDIYTQSSGPFSKDIEVNGKEAIRSNSEDFIGAVDVYIHQARDIHNICIYHKQDVYAKISLTSNPENTVSTKTINGGGRNPVFNENLRLNVRTVDSAVKCEIWMLSRVKNYLEDQLLGFALVPLSEVLMKDGKLEKEFSLSSTDLFHSPAGFVQLSLAYTGTSPDVIAISAMPNELAANGTDKDSETCESLVRDLDKIEFPDPKIVNEDHLMVSEYFGIPCEESQCSGSLTTNDTENLSSEAGVQLVESFSACSVESAQPPKVGSPPTSVSTNGVSSPSAAASSDSSDPPPPPPPPAAAAASKSPNQEQVSANKEKIGEVNNGETDSSNGVLNESFPKPVVTVNIEPESNVVQQDIVDMYMKSMQQFTESLAKMKLPMDFESGPTSSGNSSSEQKIQTPKSSNSRVFYGSRAFF from the coding sequence ATGGAATCCCCCCAGTCTGTCGTGTCACCATTCAAGAACTCTGTCTTGGGTGAAGCTGAGATGTACAAGTCTGATATTTACACGCAAAGCTCGGGTCCTTTCTCTAAGGACATTGAAGTCAATGGAAAGGAAGCTATCAGGTCCAATTCAGAGGATTTCATTGGTGCTGTTGATGTTTACATTCATCAGGCCAGGGACATTCATAACATCTGCATATACCACAAGCAAGATGTTTATGCTAAGATTAGCTTGACTAGTAATCCCGAGAACACCGTCTCTACCAAGACCATCAATGGAGGAGGAAGAAACCCTGTCTTTAATGAGAATCTTCGTCTAAACGTTAGAACAGTTGATTCTGCTGTCAAATGTGAAATCTGGATGCTGAGCAGGGTGAAGAATTATCTTGAAGATCAGTTACTTGGCTTTGCTTTGGTGCCTTTGTCAGAAGTGCTGATGAAAGATGGTAAACTAGAGAAAGAGTTCTCTCTTTCCTCAACTGATCTATTCCATTCACCAGCTGGTTTTGTGCAGTTGTCTCTTGCATACACTGGCACTTCGCCTGATGTTATTGCAATTTCTGCAATGCCTAATGAGTTGGCTGCAAATGGCACTGACAAGGACTCTGAAACTTGTGAATCACTGGTCAGAGACTTAGACAAGATTGAATTCCCGGATCCaaaaattgtaaatgaagaCCACTTGATGGTTTCAGAATACTTCGGTATTCCTTGTGAGGAGAGTCAGTGTTCTGGTAGCTTGACCACTAATGATACTGAAAATCTGAGTTCTGAAGCAGGTGTTCAGCTTGTGGAGAGTTTCTCAGCATGCAGTGTTGAGTCTGCACAACCTCCTAAGGTTGGTTCTCCACCTACCAGTGTGTCAACAAATGGAGTTTCATCTCCTTCAGCGGCTGCAAGCTCAGACTCATCTgatcctcctcctcctcctcctcctcctgctgctgctgctgcttctAAGTCTCCAAATCAGGAACAAGTTTCGGCCAACAAAGAGAAAATTGGAGAGGTCAACAATGGTGAGACTGATTCCTCAAATGGGGTGCTGAATGAGTCATTCCCTAAGCCTGTTGTGACTGTTAACATCGAGCCTGAGTCAAATGTGGTGCAGCAGGACATAGTAGACATGTATATGAAAAGCATGCAGCAGTTCACAGAGTCATTGGCGAAAATGAAGCTTCCTATGGACTTTGAAAGTGGACCTACCAGTTCAGGAAACTCAAGCTCCGAACAGAAGATACAGACACCAAAGAGCTCTAACTCCCGTGTGTTTTATGGCAGCAGGGCTTTCTTCTGA